TGACCACCATCTTTTATTCCATTGAAAATCAAATGAAGGTTTTTGAAACGTTTTTCTTTATAAAGTGCATCAACCATTTTAATACGCTCCTTTGGTGTATATTGATGACGGGTTACGAATAAAGTTGCATCAACAAAAGGTTCCATAATTTGAGCATCGGTTACAAGACCAACCGGAGGAGCATCAATAATGATGTAATCAAACCGATCTTTTAACGTATTCATTAACTCTTCAAAACGAGCACTAATTAGTAACTCAGCTGGGTTAGGAGGTAAGGGACCGGTGGTCATAATGTAATAATTATCCTGCCCCGGCACTTTAGAAATCAGCTCATTCAGATCAAACTGTCCGATTAAATAATTGGATATTCCCCTCGGGTTACTTAACTCTAAATATTTCTGAAGTTTTGGTTTGCGTAGGTCTAATTCCAAAATAATGGTTTTCTTTCCAGTCATGGCCAAGCTTGCCCCAAGGTTAAGGGAAATAAAAGATTTTCCTTCACCACTAATACTAGAGGTAAATAACAGTGTTTTTAATTTGCATCCCGGTACTAGGAACTGCAAGTTTGTTCTTAGCGCTCTAACTTGTTCGGCTAATACAGAGCGTCCTTTTTTGCTTACCACCAGCACTTCATCGTGTTGGTCATAAGAAATTTCAGCTAGTATTGGCGCTTTGGTTCGCTCTTCTATATCAGTTCGTTTAGTTATTTTGTCGTTCAGTAATTCAATTAGGTAAATAATACCAAATGGTACAGCTAAGCCTAATAAGCCAAATAAAACTATTATATTACGTTTTACTGGCTTAACCGGTCCACTACTGCTGCGGGCGCTGTCAATAATACGGCTATCAGGCACTGCTGATGCATATGAAAGGGCAGTTTCTTCACGTTTTTGAAGCAAGAATAAATACAGGTTGTTTTTGATAGCCTGTTGACGTGAAATATCTACCAGTTCCCGTTCTTTACGCGGAACGGTACGGATCATTGTTTCCATCCGCGAATTTTCATTTTCTAATTTATAGCGGGTTGTGGCAATAGAACTTTTCAGAGTTTGTATATTATCCAGGATGTTTTGTTTTAAACCAACAATTTGATCATCTAAAGCGGAGATAATTGGATTGTCGGCACGTACAACTTTTATGGAGCTGGCACGTTTCAATTCTAAGTCACTTAAAGATTTGATAAGACTAAGTAGAGTTGGGTCACTGATTCCCAATGTTGCCGGAACGGTTCCATTACTGTTGTTTTTAGCACGAACGTATTTCTCTATATCATTCAACACGCTCTGCTGAATTTTTACTTCATTCAGCTTCGTATCATTTTCTTTTATGCTTTCCAAAAATAGCTTTGATTCCGCACTGATATCGGTAATTCCCTCTCTCGATTTAAAGTCTTCTACATTCCTTTCAACAGTACTTAAGTCCCCCGCAATCAGTTTAAGTCGCTCTTCAATAAACTCTAAGGTTATTGCAGCTACTTTGTTTTTATCATTGATAGCCGCTTTGTTATATTCTTCAATAAGGTTGTTTAGAAAATCTTTTCCTTTTTGAGGCACGTTGGTAATGAGGCTTAATACCAATACACTAGCCATTTTGTTAGTAGTTTCTACATTGAGTTGCGCCTGATAAGCTTCGGCCACTGCAGTAATGGGTTGTAATACAATGTGCAATTGCTTTATGTCTTTGTTTAGTCCGGTACGAATAAACAAGAGGGTACCATAAGGAGTTTGGGTTACTTTATTTAAGGATATGGTTTTACCATTTAATTCGGCTTGGCCATTGTCTTTTAAAACAAGTTCCAAGGGTTGATCGTAAATTGTTTCCAGTGGATTAATTAGTTGCAGTTTTACGGGGCTTTCTTTGTAAAGGTCCCTGTGACGAATGCCTTCCCGAACAATATAACTGATGTTCAAGTTGAGGTTTTTGACCACATTTTCCAGTAAAGTGTACGAACGGATTATCTCAATTTCATTTTCTACAACTTTGTTTGATGTGAAGATGTCTAACTCTTTTAGCATGGCATCCTGGCCCAACCCTTTTTTTTCATCTTTTATTAAGATACTGTTTTTAACCAGGTATTGAGGCGTTTGATAGCTTAGGAATATGAATGCTGCAATTATTGCCACAACAATAGACGCAACAAACCATTTCCAGTAGGCTAAATATTTAAATATTAAGGTCTTTAGGTTAAAATCCTGCTGTTCTTCTTGTTGAAAGAAAAATGGGTCTATTTGGTTATTCATTTTTTATTTGGCAATACTGGTGATGATAACTGTAATTAATGAAAGTGCACTTATAATTACTGGTGCTAATTGGTAGGTACGGTCAGATGTTGCTACCCTACTTGAACTCGGTTCTACATACACTATATCTCCTGATTGTAAATAGTAATAAGGAGAGCTGAACATATCACGATTGGTCAGATCCACACGGCCAAATTCACGTTGTCCGTTACGTTCACGGATAACTAAAATGTTTTGGCGTTTTCCGTAAATGGTTAAATCACCCGCCAAGCTTAAGGCTTCAGGCAATGAAATTTTTTCATTGGGAATGGAATAAAGAGATGGCCGTACAACCTCGCCCATAACCGAAATCTTATAGTTTTGAATGCGAACATTAACGGTAGGGTCAACTAAAAATTTGTTTAGTTTTTGAGTTAAAAAATCTCCGGCTTCTTTGGTACTTAGCCCGTCAAGTTTAATTTTTCCGGCCAAAGGAAGCGTAATGCAACCGGTTTGATCTACCAAAAATCCTGTAGCAGGAGTTAATACGGTGTTGTTTTGTTGATTCAAATTGGCAGGTGCCGGGAAAGGGTTAAACATAGCACTAGCTTCGGGGCTAAGGCTACTTACCAATACGGCTAGAATGTCCCCAGGTTGAATTTTTGCAATGAATTTATTGTTGATGTCGAGTTTGGAAAGATCAGTTTCAACACTGGCAGGTTGAAAATAGGTGACTTCTTTCCGGCTTACACAGGAAGTAGCCAGCATGCCTGTCACAAATGAAAAAACGACAATGAACGACTTATAGAAGTTAAACTTCATTTAAATTATGAGATTTGAATAAAAAGCAAATACTTAGCTATATATATGGTAGAGAGCAATTTCGAGCGGCGAATGTATGCAAAATAGATGGATTATTTAACTATTCTGATGGAAGTGTTGATAAAATGCGTACAATTACCCAGCTTCGTAACATTAAATCATGTTTATTAACTTAAAGTTTATCATTTTTTAATCATTTATAATTACTGATTGATTATTTGTTAAACAACAACCTCTTTGTTGTTCCGAGATCAACAAGTACGCACATAATGCTTTTAAGTTAATCACAGCTGATTAATTATGTGGAAACCATTCAATTCAATGATTTAAGAATTTCTGTTCTCCGAGCGGAATGGTTGCAGGGGAATTGGAATGCACCCATTAAAGTAAAGTCCGGACACAAGGCCCGGTCTTTACCATTTAGCTATGTATAGAAAAGGTTGTACTCCTGTCTATCAGCGCTCATTTTGCTGCATGCCACTTGCCTTGATCACATCATCCGGAATCGGGTAGACATAGCGTTTATCATTGGGGGCGAGTTCATAAATCGTACCGTTCAGATTTCGTTTCAAGGTGACGGCAAACCGCCCGTCCTGGTTCAATCGCCGCAAATCCGTCCAGCGCAGCCCCCGAAACAGGAGTTCTTTCCGGCGTTCAGTGAGGATGACCCGCAGCGCTTCCTCTGCGCTACCTGCAGAAAGCGGCACAAAGCTGGCGCGTTCCATCCTGTTTTTGAGCAGCGTATTCAAA
Above is a window of Solitalea lacus DNA encoding:
- a CDS encoding polysaccharide biosynthesis/export family protein, whose amino-acid sequence is MKFNFYKSFIVVFSFVTGMLATSCVSRKEVTYFQPASVETDLSKLDINNKFIAKIQPGDILAVLVSSLSPEASAMFNPFPAPANLNQQNNTVLTPATGFLVDQTGCITLPLAGKIKLDGLSTKEAGDFLTQKLNKFLVDPTVNVRIQNYKISVMGEVVRPSLYSIPNEKISLPEALSLAGDLTIYGKRQNILVIRERNGQREFGRVDLTNRDMFSSPYYYLQSGDIVYVEPSSSRVATSDRTYQLAPVIISALSLITVIITSIAK
- a CDS encoding GumC family protein yields the protein MNNQIDPFFFQQEEQQDFNLKTLIFKYLAYWKWFVASIVVAIIAAFIFLSYQTPQYLVKNSILIKDEKKGLGQDAMLKELDIFTSNKVVENEIEIIRSYTLLENVVKNLNLNISYIVREGIRHRDLYKESPVKLQLINPLETIYDQPLELVLKDNGQAELNGKTISLNKVTQTPYGTLLFIRTGLNKDIKQLHIVLQPITAVAEAYQAQLNVETTNKMASVLVLSLITNVPQKGKDFLNNLIEEYNKAAINDKNKVAAITLEFIEERLKLIAGDLSTVERNVEDFKSREGITDISAESKLFLESIKENDTKLNEVKIQQSVLNDIEKYVRAKNNSNGTVPATLGISDPTLLSLIKSLSDLELKRASSIKVVRADNPIISALDDQIVGLKQNILDNIQTLKSSIATTRYKLENENSRMETMIRTVPRKERELVDISRQQAIKNNLYLFLLQKREETALSYASAVPDSRIIDSARSSSGPVKPVKRNIIVLFGLLGLAVPFGIIYLIELLNDKITKRTDIEERTKAPILAEISYDQHDEVLVVSKKGRSVLAEQVRALRTNLQFLVPGCKLKTLLFTSSISGEGKSFISLNLGASLAMTGKKTIILELDLRKPKLQKYLELSNPRGISNYLIGQFDLNELISKVPGQDNYYIMTTGPLPPNPAELLISARFEELMNTLKDRFDYIIIDAPPVGLVTDAQIMEPFVDATLFVTRHQYTPKERIKMVDALYKEKRFKNLHLIFNGIKDGGQYGYGYGYGYGYYAEQESQQKVFH